One stretch of Thermus filiformis DNA includes these proteins:
- a CDS encoding ABC transporter substrate-binding protein, translated as MRGLALWILGLTPALAQVSLPFWHTAGPPGQALLEEAVQAFNSAQRQYRLEARYAGEYREAGVKLMAALRSGGAPVLFQAELSFLPRLVQEGVALPLDGEIGEPGDFYPEALKSGQVKGKTYGLPIGLSVPVLYYNLDAFRAKGLKPPATWDEVEKAAAALKSRTARGLVISTDIWSFNAVVMSLGGSLVKDGRPNFTAPEVVEALERLYRMVQRQDALARNLAEAQFAVADFLRTKAFMGLAPTTALPVVLYHTSLPFQVGYAPLPRGPKGAVPFSGATLVVLKGASPEQVKGAVAFWRFFTEPKRMARWVEATHYVPLRKSAEAELKDFLKDPMRKAVFAQIEVARPWSQDPEMVLWYGFLEEALEKSLKQGVPPQKALEEAQRRALSVEPK; from the coding sequence ATGCGTGGGCTTGCCCTTTGGATCCTCGGACTGACCCCGGCCCTGGCCCAGGTGAGCCTCCCCTTCTGGCACACCGCCGGCCCCCCGGGCCAGGCCCTTTTGGAGGAGGCCGTCCAGGCCTTCAACAGCGCCCAGCGGCAGTACCGCCTCGAGGCCCGCTACGCGGGGGAGTACCGGGAGGCGGGGGTGAAGCTCATGGCCGCCCTGCGCTCCGGCGGGGCCCCGGTCCTCTTCCAGGCCGAGCTCTCCTTCCTCCCCCGCCTGGTCCAGGAGGGGGTGGCCCTGCCCCTGGATGGCGAAATAGGCGAGCCGGGCGACTTCTACCCGGAGGCCCTAAAGAGCGGCCAGGTAAAGGGCAAAACCTACGGGCTTCCCATCGGGCTTTCCGTCCCCGTTCTCTACTATAATCTGGACGCCTTCCGGGCTAAGGGGCTGAAGCCCCCCGCCACCTGGGACGAGGTGGAGAAGGCGGCGGCCGCCCTGAAAAGCCGGACCGCCCGGGGCCTGGTGATCTCCACGGACATCTGGAGCTTCAACGCGGTGGTGATGAGCCTGGGGGGGAGCCTGGTCAAGGACGGCCGGCCCAACTTCACCGCCCCCGAGGTGGTGGAGGCCCTGGAGAGGCTGTACCGGATGGTCCAGCGCCAGGACGCCCTGGCCCGCAACCTAGCCGAGGCCCAGTTCGCGGTGGCCGACTTCCTCAGGACCAAGGCCTTCATGGGCCTGGCCCCCACCACCGCCCTGCCCGTGGTCCTCTACCACACCAGCCTCCCCTTCCAGGTGGGCTACGCCCCCCTGCCTCGAGGCCCCAAGGGGGCGGTCCCCTTCTCCGGGGCCACACTGGTGGTGCTTAAGGGGGCGAGCCCCGAGCAGGTCAAGGGGGCGGTGGCCTTCTGGCGCTTCTTCACCGAGCCCAAGCGGATGGCCCGCTGGGTGGAGGCCACCCACTACGTCCCCTTGCGCAAGAGCGCCGAGGCCGAGCTCAAGGACTTCCTCAAGGACCCCATGCGGAAGGCGGTCTTCGCCCAGATAGAGGTGGCCCGGCCCTGGAGCCAGGACCCGGAGATGGTCCTCTGGTACGGCTTCCTCGAGGAGGCCCTGGAGAAGAGCCTGAAGCAGGGGGTGCCCCCCCAGAAGGCCCTCGAGGAGGCCCAGCGGCGGGCCCTTTCTGTGGAGCCCAAATAA
- a CDS encoding PaaX family transcriptional regulator, with amino-acid sequence MRARSTLFTLYMEYVFPDRKARVKDLVRWMRLLGFSEPAVRAALSRSAKRGWVLPLREGREAFYALSDRVFWQVKVVRSRLYEPLPPFSGRLSLLLIENLGRKERDRFKSELALLGYGSLMPGVFLSPNGGELLPELLAFYGRKGLVLRVEGSLEEARELVGRVFPLEEAQARYQELLARPWEARSPEEAFRLLTELVHEARKLLFLDPGLPPELAPTGYLGPSARERFLSKRAELKALAAPILSPR; translated from the coding sequence ATGAGAGCCCGCTCCACCCTCTTCACCCTGTACATGGAGTACGTCTTCCCGGACCGGAAGGCCCGGGTAAAGGACCTGGTGCGCTGGATGCGCCTTCTGGGCTTCTCCGAGCCCGCGGTCCGGGCCGCGCTTTCCCGGAGCGCCAAGCGGGGCTGGGTCCTCCCCTTAAGGGAGGGGCGGGAGGCCTTCTACGCCCTCTCCGACCGGGTCTTCTGGCAGGTCAAGGTGGTGCGAAGCCGGCTCTACGAGCCCCTGCCCCCCTTCTCGGGCCGGCTCAGCCTCCTCCTCATAGAGAACCTGGGCCGGAAGGAGCGGGACCGGTTCAAGTCGGAGCTGGCCCTTTTGGGCTACGGGAGCCTGATGCCTGGGGTCTTCCTGAGCCCGAACGGGGGGGAGCTTCTTCCTGAGCTCCTCGCCTTCTACGGCCGAAAGGGGCTGGTCCTGAGGGTGGAGGGCTCCTTGGAGGAGGCCCGGGAGCTGGTGGGGCGGGTCTTCCCCTTGGAAGAGGCCCAGGCCCGCTACCAGGAGCTCCTGGCCCGGCCCTGGGAGGCCCGAAGCCCCGAGGAGGCCTTCCGCCTCCTCACCGAGCTCGTGCACGAGGCACGCAAGCTCCTCTTCCTGGACCCGGGCCTGCCCCCGGAGCTCGCCCCAACAGGGTACCTGGGCCCCTCGGCCCGGGAGCGGTTTCTGAGCAAGCGGGCGGAGCTTAAGGCCCTGGCGGCCCCGATCCTAAGCCCCCGCTAG
- a CDS encoding QcrA and Rieske domain-containing protein → MDEREIRLRNSRRRLFLKAAVGTGIGLSLVSAFYVGASLRPKQEVTPEKEPLKPGDILVYAQGGQEGVPIKPEALKVGDPMVLAYPMDPKTKVIKSGEAKNTVLLARYAPEALDPEVAQHAVEGIVAYSAVCTHLGCIISQWVADKGAGLCPCHGGVYDFAHGAKIIAGPPPRPVPQLPLKVEDGVLVAAGEFLGPVGVQASREGACRLV, encoded by the coding sequence ATGGACGAACGCGAGATCCGCTTGAGAAACTCCCGCCGCCGCCTCTTCCTAAAGGCCGCGGTGGGCACGGGGATCGGCCTCTCCCTGGTCTCCGCCTTCTACGTGGGGGCAAGCCTGAGGCCCAAGCAGGAGGTCACCCCCGAGAAGGAGCCCCTGAAGCCCGGGGACATCCTGGTCTACGCCCAGGGGGGACAGGAGGGCGTCCCCATAAAGCCGGAGGCCCTCAAGGTGGGGGACCCCATGGTCCTCGCCTACCCCATGGACCCCAAGACCAAGGTGATCAAGAGCGGGGAGGCCAAGAACACCGTCCTCCTCGCCCGCTACGCCCCGGAGGCCCTGGACCCCGAGGTGGCCCAGCACGCGGTGGAGGGCATCGTGGCCTACTCCGCCGTCTGCACCCACCTGGGCTGCATCATCAGCCAGTGGGTGGCGGACAAGGGGGCGGGCCTCTGCCCCTGCCACGGGGGGGTGTACGACTTCGCCCACGGGGCCAAGATCATCGCCGGCCCCCCGCCCCGGCCCGTCCCCCAGCTCCCCCTAAAGGTGGAGGACGGGGTCCTGGTGGCGGCCGGGGAGTTCCTGGGACCGGTGGGGGTGCAGGCGTCCCGGGAGGGCGCCTGCCGCCTGGTGTAG
- a CDS encoding c-type cytochrome: MVVDRIEVYLDGGESPIAVLKEPPYRLKLDTRTLPDGEHVLRVQTHYRGGGMEIREIPFTVNNYPDVLVLGLDEKSEVSGEVELRLAVGEPDLPVERVGVSAWAYVAALVVVLGGIWSYFALSPATEKIIAEVAPPPAQEAQAHGGGQGAVPAGVDPALMEKGKAVYEANCAACHQANGQGLPGAFPPLAGNPNLQDVGHVISVTKNGLQGPITVNGQTYNGVMPGFPQLSDEEVKAVATYIRNSWGNAFGPVE; this comes from the coding sequence ATGGTCGTAGACCGGATAGAGGTGTACCTGGATGGGGGTGAAAGCCCCATCGCCGTCCTGAAGGAACCGCCCTACAGGCTGAAGCTGGACACCCGCACCCTCCCCGACGGGGAGCACGTCCTGCGGGTCCAGACCCACTACCGGGGCGGAGGGATGGAGATCCGGGAGATCCCCTTCACCGTGAACAACTACCCGGACGTCCTGGTCCTGGGCCTGGACGAGAAGAGCGAGGTCTCGGGGGAGGTGGAGCTCCGCCTGGCCGTGGGCGAGCCCGACCTGCCCGTGGAACGGGTGGGGGTCTCCGCCTGGGCCTACGTGGCGGCCCTGGTGGTGGTCCTGGGCGGGATCTGGAGCTACTTCGCCCTCTCCCCCGCCACGGAGAAGATCATCGCCGAAGTGGCCCCGCCCCCCGCCCAGGAGGCCCAGGCCCACGGGGGCGGGCAAGGGGCGGTGCCCGCAGGGGTGGACCCCGCCCTCATGGAGAAGGGCAAGGCCGTCTACGAGGCCAACTGCGCCGCCTGCCACCAGGCGAACGGCCAGGGCCTCCCCGGGGCCTTCCCGCCCCTGGCGGGTAACCCCAACCTGCAGGACGTGGGCCACGTGATCAGCGTCACCAAAAACGGCCTCCAGGGCCCCATCACCGTGAACGGGCAGACCTACAACGGCGTGATGCCGGGCTTTCCCCAGCTCTCCGACGAAGAGGTGAAGGCGGTGGCCACCTACATCCGGAACAGCTGGGGCAACGCCTTCGGGCCGGTGGAGTAA
- the thrS gene encoding threonine--tRNA ligase, with the protein MTVYLPDGKALDLPPGATARDVAEAVGPGLARAAVGALVDGELYDLFKPLPEGARVRILTEKDPEYQHLFRHTLAHVLAQAVKEYFREKGYDPESVRLGVGPVIEKGFYYDIDAPEPLSDEDLPKIEEKMREILRRDLPLRRFVLSREEALERYRGKDPYKTELILEIPEGEEISFYQQGDESFGFTDLCRGPHVPSTGRIPPHFKLTHVAGAYWRGDERRPMLQRVYGVAFRTAEELQEYLWQLEEAKKRDHRRLGRELELFLLDPMVGKGLVLWLPKGNVIREELMAFMREEQVRRGYQLVTTPHIGSLELYKTSGHYPYYAESQFPPISFKERGEEEEEEYLLKPMNCPHHIRIYAYRKRSYRELPLRLAEFGTVYRYEKAGELLGLTRVRGFTQDDAHIFATPEQVKAEFLGVLDLVLQVLGTLGLKDYRARIGVRDPKSDKYVGDEAKWALAERQIQEAAAEAGLQYTVEEGDAAFYGPKLDFVVKDALGREWQLGTIQVDYNLPERFGLTYVGPDGAEHRPVMIHRAPFGSLERFIGILIEHFAGDFPLWLAPVQAVVVPVSEKQEDYAQEVLARLKEAGLRAEADLRPERMQARIRDAELQKVPYILVVGEEERGTGAVSVRRRHKGNLGRMPLSSFLEGALREVREKQLDSVFG; encoded by the coding sequence ATGACGGTCTACCTGCCCGACGGGAAAGCCCTGGACCTGCCCCCGGGGGCCACCGCCCGGGACGTGGCGGAAGCGGTGGGGCCGGGCCTGGCCCGGGCGGCGGTGGGGGCCCTGGTGGACGGGGAGCTCTACGACCTCTTCAAGCCCCTCCCCGAGGGGGCCCGGGTGCGCATCCTCACGGAGAAGGACCCCGAGTACCAGCACCTCTTCCGCCACACCCTGGCCCACGTCCTGGCCCAGGCGGTGAAGGAGTACTTCCGGGAAAAGGGGTACGACCCGGAAAGCGTCCGGCTCGGCGTGGGGCCGGTGATAGAAAAGGGCTTCTACTACGACATAGACGCCCCCGAGCCCCTCTCCGACGAGGACCTGCCCAAGATTGAGGAAAAGATGCGGGAGATCCTCCGGCGGGACCTCCCCTTAAGGCGCTTCGTCCTCTCCCGGGAGGAGGCGCTAGAGCGCTACCGGGGCAAGGACCCCTACAAGACCGAGCTCATCCTGGAGATCCCCGAGGGGGAGGAGATCAGCTTCTACCAGCAGGGGGACGAAAGCTTCGGCTTCACCGACCTCTGCCGGGGGCCCCACGTCCCCTCCACGGGCAGGATCCCCCCCCACTTCAAGCTCACCCACGTGGCCGGGGCCTATTGGCGGGGGGACGAAAGGCGGCCCATGCTCCAGAGGGTCTACGGGGTGGCCTTCCGCACCGCCGAGGAGCTCCAGGAGTACCTATGGCAGCTGGAGGAGGCGAAGAAGCGGGACCACCGGAGGCTCGGGCGGGAGCTGGAGCTCTTCCTCCTTGACCCCATGGTGGGTAAGGGGCTGGTCCTTTGGCTACCCAAGGGGAACGTGATCCGGGAGGAGCTCATGGCCTTCATGCGGGAGGAGCAGGTGCGGCGGGGCTACCAGCTGGTCACCACCCCGCACATCGGAAGCCTCGAGCTCTACAAGACCTCGGGCCACTACCCCTACTACGCGGAAAGCCAGTTCCCGCCCATCAGCTTCAAGGAGCGGGGCGAGGAGGAGGAGGAGGAGTACCTCCTCAAGCCCATGAACTGCCCCCACCACATCCGGATCTACGCCTATAGAAAGCGCTCCTACCGGGAGCTTCCCCTGAGGCTCGCCGAGTTCGGCACCGTCTACCGCTACGAGAAGGCGGGGGAGCTTCTGGGCCTCACCCGGGTTAGGGGCTTCACCCAGGACGACGCCCACATCTTCGCCACCCCCGAGCAGGTGAAGGCGGAGTTTCTGGGGGTCTTGGACCTGGTCCTCCAGGTCCTCGGCACCCTGGGGCTTAAGGACTACCGGGCCCGCATCGGGGTGCGGGACCCCAAAAGCGACAAGTACGTGGGGGACGAGGCCAAGTGGGCCCTGGCCGAGCGGCAGATCCAGGAGGCGGCGGCCGAGGCTGGCCTCCAGTACACGGTGGAGGAAGGGGACGCGGCCTTCTACGGCCCCAAGCTGGACTTCGTGGTGAAGGACGCCCTGGGCCGGGAGTGGCAGCTCGGCACCATCCAGGTGGACTACAACCTCCCCGAGCGGTTCGGCCTCACCTACGTGGGGCCGGACGGGGCGGAGCACCGGCCCGTGATGATCCACCGGGCCCCCTTCGGCTCCCTCGAGCGCTTCATCGGCATCCTCATAGAGCACTTCGCCGGGGACTTCCCCCTGTGGCTTGCCCCGGTGCAGGCGGTGGTCGTCCCCGTGTCCGAGAAGCAGGAGGACTACGCCCAGGAGGTTCTGGCCCGGCTGAAGGAGGCGGGGCTCCGGGCCGAGGCCGACCTCAGGCCCGAGAGGATGCAGGCCCGGATCCGGGACGCGGAGCTCCAGAAGGTCCCCTACATCCTGGTGGTGGGGGAGGAGGAGCGGGGCACCGGCGCGGTGAGCGTCCGAAGGCGGCACAAGGGCAACCTGGGGAGGATGCCGCTTTCTAGCTTCCTCGAGGGCGCCCTGAGGGAGGTCCGGGAGAAGCAGCTGGACTCGGTCTTCGGATGA
- a CDS encoding sugar phosphate isomerase/epimerase family protein: MRLGFSPFNAELPYPEAFRLASAHGLFLEVAYDLHEAMPGLPSAKELKEMGRAFGVGFTLHLPFVDLNPASVVPSVRGLAEERFKRALDFGLELGAEVGVVHTGQVPLRHPLALQAAREALEKTLSALLPLPFPLALENLALSPEDLIQGPEELKALLERFPQYGFCLDVGHALVELGPKGPLLYLEALGDRLVHLHLHDNHGLRDDHLPVGAARVPWEALGPLLAGFSGTAALEVTGGEEGVRTSLRRLGTSVLGL; the protein is encoded by the coding sequence ATGAGGCTCGGGTTCAGCCCCTTCAACGCGGAGCTTCCCTACCCCGAGGCCTTCCGCCTGGCCTCGGCGCACGGGCTCTTCCTCGAGGTCGCCTACGACCTGCACGAGGCCATGCCCGGCCTCCCCTCCGCCAAGGAGCTCAAGGAGATGGGCCGGGCCTTCGGGGTGGGCTTCACCCTCCACCTCCCCTTCGTGGACCTGAACCCCGCGAGCGTGGTCCCCAGCGTGCGGGGCCTGGCGGAGGAGCGGTTCAAGCGGGCCTTGGACTTCGGCCTGGAGCTGGGGGCGGAGGTGGGGGTGGTCCACACCGGCCAGGTCCCCCTCCGCCACCCCCTGGCCCTCCAGGCCGCGCGGGAGGCCCTGGAGAAAACCCTCTCCGCCCTCCTCCCCCTCCCCTTCCCCCTGGCCCTGGAGAACCTGGCGCTTTCCCCGGAGGACCTCATCCAAGGGCCAGAGGAGCTCAAGGCCCTCCTGGAGCGCTTTCCCCAGTACGGCTTCTGCCTGGACGTGGGCCACGCCCTGGTGGAGCTGGGGCCCAAGGGCCCCCTCCTCTACCTCGAGGCCCTGGGGGACCGCCTGGTCCACCTCCACCTGCACGACAACCACGGCCTGCGGGACGACCACCTCCCCGTGGGGGCGGCCCGGGTGCCCTGGGAGGCCCTGGGGCCCCTCCTGGCTGGCTTTTCCGGCACGGCGGCCCTCGAGGTGACGGGGGGCGAGGAGGGGGTGCGGACCAGCCTGCGCCGCCTCGGGACATCTGTCCTTGGCCTCTAA
- a CDS encoding DUF1129 domain-containing protein yields the protein MYRNDPVIPTFSLILALGLFYAAYLDGRHIARLLGHTPEELSVGQIGLMAFGAVLLLYGLIGLVSYWLEGIELRPGRHFPAPSTAPVAAGVILVLLLTAMAGFFVRLLVYSAQTGHNPTWLQGALFGGMSLVVAALFGIYKRFFGRDEVVTEEEKSEFPW from the coding sequence ATGTACCGGAACGACCCCGTCATCCCCACCTTTAGCCTCATCCTGGCCCTGGGCCTCTTCTACGCCGCCTACCTGGACGGCCGGCACATCGCCCGGCTTCTGGGCCACACCCCCGAGGAGCTCTCCGTGGGCCAGATCGGGCTCATGGCCTTCGGAGCGGTCCTGCTCCTTTACGGCCTCATCGGCCTGGTCTCCTACTGGCTCGAGGGTATAGAGCTCCGCCCGGGCCGCCACTTCCCCGCCCCCTCCACCGCCCCCGTGGCCGCGGGCGTGATCCTGGTCCTCCTCCTCACCGCCATGGCTGGCTTCTTCGTCCGCCTCCTGGTCTACTCCGCCCAGACCGGCCACAACCCCACCTGGCTCCAGGGGGCCCTGTTCGGGGGGATGAGCCTGGTGGTGGCCGCGCTTTTCGGCATCTACAAGAGGTTCTTCGGCCGCGACGAGGTGGTCACGGAGGAGGAAAAGAGCGAGTTTCCCTGGTAG
- a CDS encoding tetratricopeptide repeat protein: MVSRILPTLGPLHLIHPRYNAATLLEMAKEARPEVVLLASWPGVPSLEEEPALWALFAWAEAQGVPVEAVGTGGKEEAEAFREALKAFPQGEAYLARIAEWEKGLSELLSAPLTPGRLGEEGFVEGLRAHLEALAQAFGEGPATGHRRRRMEEAARRLSGEPRRALVLVEVLDYPYLLPAFPEARPLDRSPTEAERERALLDRAWLLREEDDWGALLEGLFQIGTPEALFLAGQIYLAAGQPEEALEVFEEVFRTDFQDPPYLPGYFLARFGQLLDHFGQRERAQRAYRGVLALSFAPEEARAIALAGLRTPFRLGETPV; encoded by the coding sequence ATGGTCTCGCGGATCCTGCCCACCCTGGGCCCCCTCCACCTCATTCACCCACGCTACAACGCGGCCACCCTTTTGGAAATGGCCAAGGAAGCCCGGCCGGAGGTGGTCCTCCTGGCCTCCTGGCCCGGCGTGCCCTCCCTCGAGGAGGAGCCCGCCCTCTGGGCCCTTTTCGCCTGGGCCGAGGCCCAGGGGGTGCCCGTGGAGGCGGTGGGCACCGGGGGCAAGGAGGAGGCGGAGGCCTTCCGGGAGGCCCTGAAGGCCTTCCCCCAGGGGGAGGCCTACCTGGCCCGGATCGCCGAGTGGGAGAAGGGCCTTTCCGAGCTCCTTTCCGCCCCCCTCACCCCGGGGCGGCTGGGGGAGGAGGGCTTCGTGGAGGGGCTGAGGGCCCACCTCGAGGCCCTGGCCCAGGCCTTCGGGGAGGGCCCCGCCACCGGCCACCGCAGGCGGCGGATGGAGGAGGCCGCCCGGAGGCTTTCGGGGGAGCCCAGGCGGGCTTTGGTCCTGGTGGAGGTCCTGGACTACCCCTACCTCCTGCCCGCCTTTCCCGAGGCCAGGCCCCTGGACCGGTCTCCCACCGAGGCCGAGCGGGAGAGGGCCCTCTTGGACCGGGCCTGGCTTCTGCGGGAGGAGGACGACTGGGGGGCGCTTCTGGAGGGGCTCTTCCAGATCGGCACCCCGGAGGCCCTCTTCCTGGCGGGCCAGATCTATTTGGCGGCCGGCCAGCCGGAGGAGGCCCTAGAGGTCTTTGAGGAGGTCTTCCGCACCGACTTCCAGGACCCCCCGTACCTGCCGGGCTACTTCCTGGCCCGCTTCGGCCAGCTCCTGGACCACTTCGGCCAGCGGGAGCGGGCCCAGAGGGCCTACCGGGGGGTCCTGGCCCTCTCCTTCGCCCCGGAGGAGGCGCGGGCCATCGCCCTGGCCGGCCTCCGCACGCCCTTCAGGCTGGGCGAGACGCCCGTATAA
- a CDS encoding MFS transporter produces the protein MRWRGPRVGRIRETISTILDLRERNYRLGVVNGWLVFLGDAFLNANIVLAGFAARLGAPGPLIGLLPALLQAGGMVPQAFLAPYVARLPRKVVLYRRVAALRLSGIVLMALSALLLGPWPSLLLSGFLLGLLLNALFTGVSSLPFWEAVAKVIPQERRAAFFSARNLVGGLLAFLAGFLVRFLLSLPLPFPLPYALLFALAALAFGLGWYLFGLVDEPEEAGRTERLDLRTPFRDPRFRRFLRVRLLLALGGMAEPFYAAYAVRVLHQERELGLYLTLYALSQTLSNLLWARLAERSSRPVVLAGAGLGASALLLAPLLPPGGFGLVFLLQGAYLAALGLGTTTYLLNLAPARERSAYIGLANTLVGLFSFSPVLGGALADRLGFGGLFLLAALFYALGLYAARKLPEEG, from the coding sequence ATGAGGTGGAGGGGGCCCAGGGTGGGCAGGATCCGCGAGACCATCAGCACCATCTTAGACCTCCGGGAGCGGAACTACCGCCTGGGGGTGGTGAACGGCTGGCTGGTCTTCCTGGGGGACGCCTTTTTAAACGCCAACATCGTACTGGCGGGCTTCGCCGCCCGGCTCGGGGCCCCGGGGCCCCTCATCGGCCTCCTCCCCGCCCTCCTCCAGGCGGGGGGGATGGTCCCCCAGGCCTTCCTGGCCCCCTACGTGGCCCGGCTGCCTCGGAAGGTGGTCCTCTACCGCAGGGTGGCCGCCCTCCGGCTTTCCGGCATCGTCCTCATGGCCCTCTCCGCCCTCCTCCTCGGGCCCTGGCCCTCCCTCCTCCTTTCGGGCTTCCTCCTGGGCCTCCTCCTGAACGCCCTCTTCACCGGGGTCTCCAGCCTCCCCTTCTGGGAGGCGGTGGCCAAGGTCATCCCCCAAGAGCGGCGGGCCGCCTTCTTCAGCGCCCGGAACCTGGTGGGGGGGCTTCTGGCCTTTCTCGCCGGGTTCCTCGTCCGCTTCCTCTTGAGCCTCCCCCTCCCTTTTCCCCTCCCCTACGCCCTCCTCTTCGCCCTGGCCGCCCTCGCCTTCGGCCTGGGCTGGTACCTCTTCGGCCTGGTGGACGAGCCCGAGGAGGCGGGGCGGACCGAGCGGCTAGACCTCAGGACCCCCTTCCGGGACCCCCGCTTCCGCCGCTTCCTGAGGGTGCGCCTCCTCCTGGCCCTGGGAGGGATGGCGGAGCCTTTCTACGCCGCCTACGCGGTGCGGGTCCTCCACCAGGAAAGGGAGCTCGGCCTCTACCTGACCCTCTACGCCCTCTCCCAGACCCTCTCCAACCTCCTCTGGGCCCGGCTGGCCGAGCGGAGCTCCCGGCCCGTGGTCCTGGCGGGGGCGGGGCTCGGGGCCTCGGCCCTCCTCCTCGCCCCCCTTCTGCCCCCGGGTGGGTTCGGCCTAGTCTTCCTCCTCCAGGGGGCCTACCTGGCCGCCCTGGGCCTGGGGACCACCACCTACCTCCTGAACCTGGCCCCGGCCCGGGAGCGGAGCGCCTACATCGGCCTCGCCAACACCCTGGTGGGCCTCTTCTCCTTCTCCCCGGTCCTGGGCGGGGCCCTGGCGGACCGGCTGGGGTTTGGGGGGCTCTTCCTCCTGGCCGCCCTCTTCTACGCCCTGGGCCTCTACGCGGCGAGGAAGCTTCCCGAAGAGGGCTAA
- a CDS encoding ABC transporter substrate-binding protein, giving the protein MKKRAFLLLGCLLGLLPARAQVSLEFWHSMDGPAGRLIAQFAQEFAAKEPRYRVIPRYMGDYSEAEAKLVAALRSGGAPVLFQAEISFFPRLVAEGNALALDPYLDLPKSFLDDLFEPAWAYGLLEGKRYGLPFNTSTPVLFFNEDALRRAGLTPPRNWQEFKRVALALTSRQAKGFIFVTDPQAWLFEAMVTSRGGSLTREGRPNFTSKEALEALSLLQELNQKGALSARSMAESTFAQLDFVRTKGMMVMASIANWPAAEQFSFAFKLGVAPVPREPGGKVPMGGAQLVVLKGASPEEVRGALAFWRYLMEPENVARWVQASYYVPVRKSAIPLLEGFYRENPYRKVAFEQIAVAQPRPREPQFSTWAKYLAEALEKALKAGVPAQKALEEAQRRAEGR; this is encoded by the coding sequence ATGAAAAAGCGAGCCTTCCTCCTCCTCGGGTGCCTTCTGGGCCTCCTCCCGGCCCGGGCCCAGGTGAGCCTGGAGTTCTGGCACAGCATGGACGGCCCCGCGGGGCGGCTCATCGCCCAGTTCGCCCAAGAGTTCGCCGCCAAGGAGCCCCGCTACCGGGTCATTCCCCGGTACATGGGGGACTACAGCGAGGCGGAGGCCAAGCTGGTGGCCGCCCTGCGCTCTGGAGGCGCCCCGGTCCTCTTCCAGGCGGAGATCTCCTTCTTTCCCCGGCTGGTGGCTGAGGGAAACGCCCTGGCCCTGGACCCCTATCTGGACCTCCCCAAGTCCTTCCTGGACGACCTCTTTGAGCCCGCCTGGGCCTACGGCCTCCTGGAGGGGAAGCGGTACGGCCTCCCCTTCAACACCTCCACCCCCGTCCTCTTCTTCAACGAGGACGCCCTGCGGCGGGCGGGCCTGACCCCACCCCGGAACTGGCAGGAGTTCAAGCGGGTGGCCCTGGCCCTGACCAGCCGGCAGGCCAAGGGGTTCATCTTCGTCACCGACCCCCAGGCCTGGCTCTTTGAGGCCATGGTGACCAGCCGGGGCGGGAGCCTCACCCGGGAAGGACGGCCCAACTTCACCTCCAAGGAGGCCCTGGAGGCCCTCTCCCTGTTGCAGGAGCTGAACCAGAAGGGGGCCCTCTCCGCCCGGAGCATGGCCGAGTCCACCTTCGCCCAGCTGGACTTCGTGCGCACCAAGGGGATGATGGTCATGGCCTCCATCGCCAACTGGCCCGCGGCGGAGCAGTTCTCCTTCGCCTTCAAGCTGGGGGTGGCCCCCGTGCCCCGGGAGCCCGGGGGGAAGGTGCCCATGGGCGGGGCCCAGCTTGTGGTCCTCAAGGGGGCCTCCCCGGAGGAGGTACGGGGAGCCCTAGCCTTCTGGCGCTATCTGATGGAGCCCGAGAACGTGGCCCGCTGGGTCCAGGCCAGCTACTACGTCCCCGTGCGGAAGAGCGCCATCCCCCTCCTCGAGGGCTTCTACCGGGAAAACCCCTACCGGAAGGTGGCCTTTGAGCAGATCGCCGTGGCCCAGCCCCGGCCGCGGGAGCCCCAGTTCTCCACCTGGGCCAAGTACCTGGCGGAGGCCCTGGAAAAGGCCCTCAAGGCGGGCGTGCCCGCGCAGAAGGCCCTGGAGGAGGCCCAAAGGAGGGCGGAGGGGCGATGA